A stretch of the Lineus longissimus chromosome 10, tnLinLong1.2, whole genome shotgun sequence genome encodes the following:
- the LOC135495029 gene encoding axoneme-associated protein mst101(2)-like: protein MAAPRLALFAVVMAIVVVALANAAPGKKKSSPKLENFGISPQVHLAKLLPKVVKTKASPSSSPIARKKGQSDSHKRGNKNSVAPKDKQAKSTSSWLKRASKASQNSSWGRTKSPKSKPAKKHVPPKYKAKVNAKKLIAIRNKVGVVPEMELPSQGVPKAKKDVATLKPVIKPRENELPTTFSKKYAKAFVKTKKLKVKRPKKLVTEAKTKPIKVSAERIAKDNGMQVEKKLPDIIPPKAPKKAAGANKGGIIKCQGKKCDLELDGMKVKRKFPVNAKHPVVTKIDSPSKKETVIKGGKAPINLMKKLNKMSKKPTSLKLRLKGKTPKTKKGVKKAAKKAIKKATKAKKVAKKAEKKAKKQLKKALKSGKSKAIKKAKVAKKQAKKAVKKASKAKVAAKTAKKTGSKAALKASKKATKASKKTTKKSKKATKKSKKSAKKGGKKTLPKTKKGVKKAAKKAIKKATKAKKVAKKAEKKAKKQLKKALKSGKSKAIKKAKVAKKQAKKAVKKASKAKTAAKTAKKTGSKAALKASKKATKASKKKAKKSKKQTKKAKKAVKKSGKSAKAFRHVHFKQTLRVTVCPHGFQKEGKSCITVVKCNTAAGYSRSGSECIQDAQATFVGSKGRVKKAKKKVKKAKKKAKKAATRVRKVKKKAKIAKKKMKANKKKLKVLKKKVKAAKKTGDKKKVKALKKKVKKTKKKVTKAKKKEKKAKKQVKKAKKKVKKAKKKAKKAKKVAKKAAKGGKGKAEKGGKKAIKKAKKKVKKAKKKIKKAKKKEKKEKKKVVKEKKAVKKLEKKIAKAKKAGNSKKAKKLKKKVSKKVKKIKKVIKKAKKAKKEVKKAKKKEKKAEKKVKKAKKAGKEGGEGKGKGAAKQAEKVVKKDRKAKKNAKKANKKAQKAKKEAKKLAKKVKKVAKKTKQELNKSSAFQRRLAAFEKALRQIEQKIAALKAAHKSKKVKALLPKLKKVKKNVKKQTKKVKVIKKHVEKLKAKKKKIEKKVKKAVKKVKKAMNNARTGTKTSGKVEKPAGKKKVVKKAKQAKKKAKKAKKAVKKAVKKEKKTKKKMKKILTKLSEASGKKKVKLVKKLKKTAKKLQKAEKKVEKKAKKADKAKAKSKKAAKKANKA from the exons ATGGCGGCCCCAAGGCTAGCCCTGTTTGCCGTTGTTATGGCTATCGTCGTCGTGGCTTTGGCCAATGCGGCACCAGGAAAGAAGAAAT CATCGCCGAAATTGGAGAATTTCGGAATTTCACCCCAAGTTCATTTGGCTAAGTTGCTGCCCAAAGTTGTAAAAACTAAGGCATCTCCATCGTCCTCACCAATTGCAAGGAAAAAAGGCCAAAGTGACTCACATAAGAgaggaaataaaaattcagTTGCACCAAAGGACAAGCAAGCAAAATCGACATCTTCTTGGTTGAAAAGGGCCTCGAAAGCCTCTCAAAACAGCAGTTGGGGACGAACAAAATCACCGAAAAGCAAGCCTGCAAAGAAACATGTTCCTCCAAAATACAAGGCCAAGGTGAATGCAAAGAAACTGATCGCTATAAGAAACAAAGTTGGTGTTGTACCAGAGATGGAACTACCAAGTCAAGGAGTTCCCAAGGCCAAGAAGGATGTAGCAAcgttgaaaccagtgataaagcCTCGTGAGAACGAATTGCCAAcaaccttttcgaagaagtaCGCCAAGGCATTCGTGAAAACTAAAAAACTTAAAGTTAAACGTCCAAAGAAATTAGTCACCGAGGCAAAGACTAAACCCATAAAAGTCTCGGCTGAGAGGATTGCTAAAGACAATGGGATGCAAGTCGAAAAGAAGCTTCCCGATATCATTCCGCCGAAAGCTCCAAAGAAAG CAGCAGGAGCTAACAAAG GTGGTATCATAAAATGCCAGGGAAAGAAGTGTGATTTGGAGT TGGATGGAATGAAAGTTAAACGAAAATTCCCCG tGAACGCTAAACACCCTGTCGTTACGAAGATTGACAGTCCAAGTAAGAAGG AAACCGTCATCAAAGGAGGGAAAGCACCAATAAACCTCATGAAAAAGCTTAACAAGATGTCAAAGAAACCGACATCCCTGAAACTTAGACTAAAGG GGAAGACACCTAAGACGAAGAAGGGTGTGAAGAAGGCTGCAAAGAAAGCAATAAAGAAGGCCACCAAGGCTAAGAAGGTCGCTAAGAAAGCTGAGAAGAAGGCGAAGAAACAGCTGAAGAAAGCATTGAAGTCAGGCAAATCGAAAGCGATCAAGAAAGCTAAGGTAGCTAAGAAACAAGCAAAGAAGGCAGTCAAAAAAGCTTCAAAGGCAAAGGTTGCTGCTAAGACCGCCAAGAAAACTGGAAGTAAAGCGGCACTTAAGGCATCCAAAAAGGCTACCAAGGCAAGCAAGAAGACAACTAAGAAGTCGAAGAAGGCTACAAAGAAGTCCAAAAAGAGCGCCAAAAAGGGTGGAAAGAAAACATTGCCTAAGACCAAGAAGGGCGTGAAGAAGGCAGCGAAGAAAGCAATAAAGAAGGCCACCAAGGCTAAGAAGGTCGCTAAGAAAGCTGAGAAGAAGGCGAAGAAACAGCTGAAGAAAGCATTGAAGTCAGGCAAATCGAAAGCGATCAAGAAAGCTAAGGTAGCTAAGAAACAAGCAAAGAAGGCAGTCAAAAAAGCTTCAAAGGCAAAGACTGCTGCTAAGACCGCCAAGAAAACTGGAAGTAAAGCGGCACTTAAGGCATCCAAAAAGGCTACCAAGGCAAGCAAGAAGAAAGCTAAGAAGTCGAAGAAGCAAACCAAGAAAGCAAAGAAGGCGGTTAAGAAATCAGGCAAATCTG cTAAGGCTTTTCGTCATGTTCACTTCAAACAGACTCTTC GTGTTACCGTGTGTCCACATGGGTTCCAAAAAGAGGGCAAAAGTTGCATCACAG TTGTCAAATGTAACACGGCCGCCGGCTACAGTCGAAGTGGATCAGAATGCATCCAAG ATGCCCAAGCTACATTTGTCGGGAGTAAGGGTAGAG TTAAGAAAGCCAAGAAGAAAGtgaaaaaggcaaaaaagaagGCAAAGAAAGCTGCAACGAGAGTAAGAAAGGTTAAAAAGAAGGCAAAGATAgcaaagaagaagatgaaggcTAACAAGAAGAAGTTGAAGGTCTTGAAGAAAAAAGTCAAAGCAGCAAAGAAGACTGGTGACAAAAAGAAGGTCAAGGCCCTGAAGAAGAAGGTCAAGAAGACAAAGAAGAAAGTCACAAAGGCcaagaagaaggaaaagaaggcaaagaaacaggtgaagaaggctaaaaagaaagtaaAGAAGGCCAAAAAGAAAGCAAAAAAGGCTAAGAAAGTAGCAAAGAAGGCTGCGAAGGGTGGAAAAGGCAAAG CTGAAAAGGGAGGTAAGAAAGCAATTAAGAAAGCCAAGAAAAAGGTCAAGAAAGCCAAGAAGAAAATAAAGAAAGCcaaaaagaaggaaaagaaggaaaagaagaaagTAGTGAAAGAAAAGAAGGCAGTGAAAAAGCTGGAGAAGAAAATCGCTAAGGCTAAGAAAGCAGGGAActcaaaaaaggcaaaaaagctCAAGAAAAAGGTGTCGAAAAAGGTGAAGAAGATCAAGAAGGTAATTAAGAAGGCGAAAAAGGCAAAGAAAGAAGTTAAAAAGGCaaagaagaaggaaaagaaagCCGAGAAGAAAGTAAAGAAGGCAAAGAAAGCTGGAAAGGAGGGAGGTGAAGGCAAAGGCAAAG GCGCGGCAAAACAAGCAGAGAAGGTCGTAAAGAAAGACAGAAAAGCCAAAAAGAATGCTAAAAAGGCAAATAAGAAAGCACAAAAGGCGAAGAAGGAGGCTAAAAAGTTAGCAAAGAAGGTCAAGAAGGTAGCAAAGAAGACAAAACAAGAACTTAATAAATCGTCAGCATTTCAAAGAAGACTTGCCGCTTTTGAAAAGGCCCTCAGGCAAATAGAGCAGAAAATCGCAGCACTGAAGGCGGCCCATAAATCAAAGAAGGTGAAAGCGCTGTTACCCAAGCTGAAGAAGGTCAAGAAGAACGTGAAGAAACAAACGAAGAAAGTTAAAGTTATCAAGAAGCATGTCGAAAAATTGAAAgcgaagaaaaagaaaattgaaaagaaggtcaagaaGGCAGTGAAGAAGGTTAAAAAGGCCATGAATAATGCCAGGACAGGTACAAAGACCTCCGGGAAGGTTGAAAAGCCAGCAG GAAAGAAGAAGGTCGTAAAGAAGGCTAAACAAGCGAAGAAGAAAGCAAAGAAAGCAAAGAAGGCCGTTAAAAAGGCagtaaagaaagaaaaaaagacgaagaagaaaatgaaaaaaatactgaCAAAGTTGAGCGAGGCATCCGGAAAGAAGAAAGTTAAACTCGTGAAGAAGCTAAAGAAAACTGCAAAGAAATTGCAGAAAGCAGAAAAGAAAGTGGAAAAGAAGGCAAAGAAGGCCGACAAGGCAAAGGCAAAATCTAAGAAGGCAGCGAAGAAGGCGAATAAGG CTTAA
- the LOC135494537 gene encoding axoneme-associated protein mst101(2)-like isoform X2 translates to MAAPRLALFAVVMVIVVVASTSAAPGKPKPAAKKAVGAKKVSFKTPVSLEKMKALSKSVKKGISKKAPVSKKGVKKAAKKAIKKATKAKKVAKKAEKKAKKQLKKALKSGKSKAIKKAKVAKKQAKKAVKKASKAKVAAKTAKKTGSKAALKASKKATKASKKTTKKAKKATKTSKKAGKKPSPKSKKGVKKAAKKAIKKATKAKKVAKKAEKKAKKQLKKALKSGKSKAIKKAKVAKKQAKKAVKKAAKAKTAAKTAKKTGSKAALKASKKATKASKKTTKKSKKATKKSKKSAKKGGKKTLPKTKKGVKKAAKKVAKKAKKEEKKAKKNEKKIKKAIKKMVKKGGSKEEVKVLKKSLKKTKKAKKTAKKAKKAAKKAAKTGSKGALKVAKKQNKKAKKQTKKAKKAVKKAVKGCAKGRHPHVHIAQTIHITVCPPGSNGAGCVTMTKGPKKAVKKAKKKAKNAKKKAKKAKKKVQKKKKAVKKAKKKVLKLKKKMVKAKAKGDVKKAKALKKKVKKAVKKVQKKKKVVKKAKKKAAKKVKKAKKAKKKAKKVKKAAKKAGKGGKKPAGKKAKKKVKKAKKKVKKAKKKEKKAKKKVKKEKKKVKKLKKKIKAAEKAGKTSKVKALKKKVKKTKKKVTKAKKKVKKAKKVKKKAKKVAKKAAKKAGKGGKGKSPAKKAKKAKKTAKKVKKKAKKLEKKVKKVSKKAKKQLSKLEQLEKRLAAFKANLMKMQKDLAALKAAHNDAEAKKLKKKIKKVQKKKKVVKKKVKVVKKKVKKLQKKVKKTKKKAKKVVKKAVKAKKKAKKAAKKAGKKAGMKSPKKKAKKAEKKAKKAAKKATKAKKKVAKIAEKLTKAKQAGKGNASKKLAKKLKKAEKKEKKAVKKASKKAAKAVKAKAKAKKA, encoded by the exons ATGGCGGCCCCCAGGCTAGCCCTGTTTGCCGttgtcatggttatcgtcgtcgtgGCGTCGACCAGTGCGGCACCAGGAAAGCCGAAAC CGGCGGCTAAGAAAGCTGTTGGAGCCAAAAAAG TGTCATTCAAAACACCAGTCTCGTTGGAAAAAATGAAGGCACTGTCCAAGTCAGTGAAAAAAGGGATTAGCAAAAAAG CACCTGTGTCAAAGAAGGGTGTAAAGAAGGCTGCAAAGAAAGCAATAAAGAAGGCCACCAAGGCTAAGAAGGTCGCTAAGAAAGCTGAGAAGAAGGCGAAGAAACAGCTGAAGAAAGCATTGAAGTCAGGCAAATCGAAAGCGATCAAGAAAGCTAAGGTAGCTAAGAAACAGGCAAAGAAGGCAGTCAAAAAAGCTTCAAAGGCAAAGGTTGCTGCTAAGACCGCCAAGAAAACTGGAAGTAAAGCGGCACTTAAGGCATCCAAAAAGGCTACCAAGGCAAGCAAGAAGACAACTAAGAAGGCGAAGAAGGCTACAAAGACGTCCAAAAAGGCTGGAAAGAAACCATCGCCTAAGTCAAAGAAGGGTGTGAAGAAGGCTGCAAAGAAAGCAATAAAGAAGGCCACCAAGGCTAAGAAGGTCGCTAAGAAAGCTGAGAAGAAGGCGAAGAAACAGCTGAAGAAAGCATTGAAGTCAGGCAAATCGAAAGCGATCAAGAAAGCTAAGGTAGCTAAGAAACAGGCAAAGAAGGCAGTCAAAAAAGCTGCAAAGGCAAAGACTGCTGCTAAGACAGCCAAGAAAACTGGAAGTAAAGCGGCACTTAAGGCATCCAAAAAGGCTACCAAGGCAAGCAAGAAGACAACTAAGAAGTCGAAGAAAGCTACAAAGAAGTCCAAAAAGAGCGCCAAAAAGGGTGGAAAGAAAACATTGCCTAAGACCAAGAAGGGCGTGAAGAAGGCAGCGAAGAAAGTTGCAAAGAAGGCAAAGAAGGAGGAGAAGAAAGCTAAGAAGAATGAAAAAAAGATCAAGAAGGCCATTAAGAAAATGGTGAAGAAGGGCGGCAGCAAAGAGGAAGTCAAGGTACTCAAGAAATCACTCAAAAAGACAAAGAAGGCCAAAAAGACTGCGAAGAAGGCAAAGAAAGCTGCCAAGAAGGCTGCCAAGACTGGAAGCAAGGGCGCACTCAAGGTCGccaagaaacaaaacaaaaaggcCAAGAAGCAAACCAAGAAGGCGAAGAAGGCGGTTAAGAAAGCAGTCAAGGGTTGTG CGAAGGGCCGTCACCCTCATGTCCACATCGCACAGACCATTC ATATTACTGTGTGTCCGCCCGGATCGAATGGTGCTGGCTGCGTAACTA TGACAAAAGGGCCCAAGAAAGCCGTTAAGAAAGCAAAGAAGAAGGCAAAGAATGCAAAGAAGAAGGCAAAGAAGGCAAAAAAGAAAgtgcagaagaaaaagaaggcaGTTAAGAAAGCCAAGAAGAAAGTTCTgaagttgaagaagaaaatggttaAAGCAAAGGCCAAGGGCGATGTGAAGAAGGCCAAGgcgctgaagaagaaggtcAAGAAAGCAGTAAAGAAAgtacagaagaaaaagaaggttGTGAAGAAGGCGAAGAAGAAGGCAGCCAAGAAAGTAAAGAAGGCTAAGAAGGCGAAGAAGAAAGCGAAGAAAGTCAAGAAAGCTGCAAAGAAGGCAGGCAAAG GAGGCAAAAAACCAGCTGGTAAGAAGGCAAAGAAGAAGGTAAAAAAGGCTAAGAAGAAAGTAAAGAAGGctaagaagaaggaaaaaaaggcaaagaagaaggtaaaaaaggaaaagaagaaagtaaagaaactgaagaagaagatcaaAGCAGCAGAGAAGGCCGGCAAGACTAGCAAGGTCAAGGCATTGAAGAAGAAAGTCAAGAAAACCAAGAAGAAAGTCACCAAGGCGAAGAAGAAGGTAAAGAAGGCtaagaaagtgaagaagaaaGCCAAGAAGGTTGCTAAGAAAGCTGCGAAGAAGGCTGGAAAGGGAGGGAAAG GGAAGTCTCCTGCAAAGAAGGcaaaaaaagcaaagaaaactGCAAAGAAGGTTAAGAAGAAAGCTAAAAAGCTGGAGAAGAAGGTCAAGAAAGTTTCAAAGAAGGCGAAAAAACAACTCAGCAAACTAGAACAACTTGAAAAAAGACTTGCAGCTTTCAAAGCGAATCTTATGAAAATGCAAAAGGACCTCGCTGCACTGAAGGCAGCTCATAATGATGCAGAGGCGAAGAAGCTGAAAAAGAAGATTAAGAAAGtccaaaagaagaagaaggtagTCAAGAAGAAAGTGAAGGTTGTGAAGAAGAAAGTAAAGAAACTgcaaaagaaagtgaagaagaccaagaagaaggctaaaaagGTGGTAAAGAAGGCTGTGAAAGCAAAGAAGAAGGCAAAAAAAGCCGCGAAGAAGGCTGGAAAGAAAGCAG GTATGAAATCTCCGAAGAAGAAAGCTAAGAAGGCCGAAAAGAAGGCAAAGAAGGCTGCCAAGAAAGCCACCAAGGCAAAGAAGAAAGTCGCCAAAATCGCAGAGAAGCTCACCAAGGCTAAACAAGCGGGAAAAGGAAATGCTAGTAAGAAGTTGGCGAAAAAACTTAAGAAAGCtgagaaaaaggaaaagaaggCTGTAAAAAAGGCATCGAAGAAAGCCGCAAAAGCCGTGAAAGCGAAAGCAAAGGCTAAGAAAG CATAA
- the LOC135494537 gene encoding axoneme-associated protein mst101(2)-like isoform X1 encodes MAAPRLALFAVVMVIVVVASTSAAPGKPKQLKPSAKVSENIVPKEMASKPVKPKSNGPHIFKSNLANKKGSGVQPVVVPPKGELGIMARNAKENSKSMPAMVKPKTKTAPATVKAKFGFGNAKSKGGKEPKKVSAFAKALKKVVKASVKTKKLATKGGDKEGANTKTKPHEISLDEIAKENGIGKKKMPDVVPSKKKSAAKKAVGAKKVSFKTPVSLEKMKALSKSVKKGISKKAPVSKKGVKKAAKKAIKKATKAKKVAKKAEKKAKKQLKKALKSGKSKAIKKAKVAKKQAKKAVKKASKAKVAAKTAKKTGSKAALKASKKATKASKKTTKKAKKATKTSKKAGKKPSPKSKKGVKKAAKKAIKKATKAKKVAKKAEKKAKKQLKKALKSGKSKAIKKAKVAKKQAKKAVKKAAKAKTAAKTAKKTGSKAALKASKKATKASKKTTKKSKKATKKSKKSAKKGGKKTLPKTKKGVKKAAKKVAKKAKKEEKKAKKNEKKIKKAIKKMVKKGGSKEEVKVLKKSLKKTKKAKKTAKKAKKAAKKAAKTGSKGALKVAKKQNKKAKKQTKKAKKAVKKAVKGCAKGRHPHVHIAQTIHITVCPPGSNGAGCVTMTKGPKKAVKKAKKKAKNAKKKAKKAKKKVQKKKKAVKKAKKKVLKLKKKMVKAKAKGDVKKAKALKKKVKKAVKKVQKKKKVVKKAKKKAAKKVKKAKKAKKKAKKVKKAAKKAGKGGKKPAGKKAKKKVKKAKKKVKKAKKKEKKAKKKVKKEKKKVKKLKKKIKAAEKAGKTSKVKALKKKVKKTKKKVTKAKKKVKKAKKVKKKAKKVAKKAAKKAGKGGKGKSPAKKAKKAKKTAKKVKKKAKKLEKKVKKVSKKAKKQLSKLEQLEKRLAAFKANLMKMQKDLAALKAAHNDAEAKKLKKKIKKVQKKKKVVKKKVKVVKKKVKKLQKKVKKTKKKAKKVVKKAVKAKKKAKKAAKKAGKKAGMKSPKKKAKKAEKKAKKAAKKATKAKKKVAKIAEKLTKAKQAGKGNASKKLAKKLKKAEKKEKKAVKKASKKAAKAVKAKAKAKKA; translated from the exons ATGGCGGCCCCCAGGCTAGCCCTGTTTGCCGttgtcatggttatcgtcgtcgtgGCGTCGACCAGTGCGGCACCAGGAAAGCCGAAAC AATTAAAACCGTCGGCAAAGGTATCAGAAAACATAGTACCCAAAGAAATGGCTTCAAAGCCAGTAAAACCTAAATCAAATGGACCGCATATATTTAAAAGCAACCTGGCAAACAAAAAAGGCTCTGGTGTTCAACCTGTGGTCGTTCCCCCGAAAGGAGAATTGGGAATAATGGCCAGGAATGCGAAGGAGAATTCGAAGTCAATGCCAGCGATGGTCAAACCGAAGACAAAAACAGCGCCTGCCACAGTCAAGGCAAAATTCGGATTTGGCAATGCGAAATCGAAAGGCGGGAAGGAGCCGAAGAAGGTGTCGGCCTTCGCTAAAGCATTAAAGAAAGTGGTAAAGGCTTCTGTGAAAACTAAGAAGCTTGCAACGAAAGGTGGAGATAAAGAAGGTGCAAATACTAAGACGAAGCCGCATGAGATATCTCTGGACGAGATTGCCAAAGAAAACGGAATAGGCAAGAAAAAGATGCCTGATGTTGTCCCTTCGAAAAAGAAAT CGGCGGCTAAGAAAGCTGTTGGAGCCAAAAAAG TGTCATTCAAAACACCAGTCTCGTTGGAAAAAATGAAGGCACTGTCCAAGTCAGTGAAAAAAGGGATTAGCAAAAAAG CACCTGTGTCAAAGAAGGGTGTAAAGAAGGCTGCAAAGAAAGCAATAAAGAAGGCCACCAAGGCTAAGAAGGTCGCTAAGAAAGCTGAGAAGAAGGCGAAGAAACAGCTGAAGAAAGCATTGAAGTCAGGCAAATCGAAAGCGATCAAGAAAGCTAAGGTAGCTAAGAAACAGGCAAAGAAGGCAGTCAAAAAAGCTTCAAAGGCAAAGGTTGCTGCTAAGACCGCCAAGAAAACTGGAAGTAAAGCGGCACTTAAGGCATCCAAAAAGGCTACCAAGGCAAGCAAGAAGACAACTAAGAAGGCGAAGAAGGCTACAAAGACGTCCAAAAAGGCTGGAAAGAAACCATCGCCTAAGTCAAAGAAGGGTGTGAAGAAGGCTGCAAAGAAAGCAATAAAGAAGGCCACCAAGGCTAAGAAGGTCGCTAAGAAAGCTGAGAAGAAGGCGAAGAAACAGCTGAAGAAAGCATTGAAGTCAGGCAAATCGAAAGCGATCAAGAAAGCTAAGGTAGCTAAGAAACAGGCAAAGAAGGCAGTCAAAAAAGCTGCAAAGGCAAAGACTGCTGCTAAGACAGCCAAGAAAACTGGAAGTAAAGCGGCACTTAAGGCATCCAAAAAGGCTACCAAGGCAAGCAAGAAGACAACTAAGAAGTCGAAGAAAGCTACAAAGAAGTCCAAAAAGAGCGCCAAAAAGGGTGGAAAGAAAACATTGCCTAAGACCAAGAAGGGCGTGAAGAAGGCAGCGAAGAAAGTTGCAAAGAAGGCAAAGAAGGAGGAGAAGAAAGCTAAGAAGAATGAAAAAAAGATCAAGAAGGCCATTAAGAAAATGGTGAAGAAGGGCGGCAGCAAAGAGGAAGTCAAGGTACTCAAGAAATCACTCAAAAAGACAAAGAAGGCCAAAAAGACTGCGAAGAAGGCAAAGAAAGCTGCCAAGAAGGCTGCCAAGACTGGAAGCAAGGGCGCACTCAAGGTCGccaagaaacaaaacaaaaaggcCAAGAAGCAAACCAAGAAGGCGAAGAAGGCGGTTAAGAAAGCAGTCAAGGGTTGTG CGAAGGGCCGTCACCCTCATGTCCACATCGCACAGACCATTC ATATTACTGTGTGTCCGCCCGGATCGAATGGTGCTGGCTGCGTAACTA TGACAAAAGGGCCCAAGAAAGCCGTTAAGAAAGCAAAGAAGAAGGCAAAGAATGCAAAGAAGAAGGCAAAGAAGGCAAAAAAGAAAgtgcagaagaaaaagaaggcaGTTAAGAAAGCCAAGAAGAAAGTTCTgaagttgaagaagaaaatggttaAAGCAAAGGCCAAGGGCGATGTGAAGAAGGCCAAGgcgctgaagaagaaggtcAAGAAAGCAGTAAAGAAAgtacagaagaaaaagaaggttGTGAAGAAGGCGAAGAAGAAGGCAGCCAAGAAAGTAAAGAAGGCTAAGAAGGCGAAGAAGAAAGCGAAGAAAGTCAAGAAAGCTGCAAAGAAGGCAGGCAAAG GAGGCAAAAAACCAGCTGGTAAGAAGGCAAAGAAGAAGGTAAAAAAGGCTAAGAAGAAAGTAAAGAAGGctaagaagaaggaaaaaaaggcaaagaagaaggtaaaaaaggaaaagaagaaagtaaagaaactgaagaagaagatcaaAGCAGCAGAGAAGGCCGGCAAGACTAGCAAGGTCAAGGCATTGAAGAAGAAAGTCAAGAAAACCAAGAAGAAAGTCACCAAGGCGAAGAAGAAGGTAAAGAAGGCtaagaaagtgaagaagaaaGCCAAGAAGGTTGCTAAGAAAGCTGCGAAGAAGGCTGGAAAGGGAGGGAAAG GGAAGTCTCCTGCAAAGAAGGcaaaaaaagcaaagaaaactGCAAAGAAGGTTAAGAAGAAAGCTAAAAAGCTGGAGAAGAAGGTCAAGAAAGTTTCAAAGAAGGCGAAAAAACAACTCAGCAAACTAGAACAACTTGAAAAAAGACTTGCAGCTTTCAAAGCGAATCTTATGAAAATGCAAAAGGACCTCGCTGCACTGAAGGCAGCTCATAATGATGCAGAGGCGAAGAAGCTGAAAAAGAAGATTAAGAAAGtccaaaagaagaagaaggtagTCAAGAAGAAAGTGAAGGTTGTGAAGAAGAAAGTAAAGAAACTgcaaaagaaagtgaagaagaccaagaagaaggctaaaaagGTGGTAAAGAAGGCTGTGAAAGCAAAGAAGAAGGCAAAAAAAGCCGCGAAGAAGGCTGGAAAGAAAGCAG GTATGAAATCTCCGAAGAAGAAAGCTAAGAAGGCCGAAAAGAAGGCAAAGAAGGCTGCCAAGAAAGCCACCAAGGCAAAGAAGAAAGTCGCCAAAATCGCAGAGAAGCTCACCAAGGCTAAACAAGCGGGAAAAGGAAATGCTAGTAAGAAGTTGGCGAAAAAACTTAAGAAAGCtgagaaaaaggaaaagaaggCTGTAAAAAAGGCATCGAAGAAAGCCGCAAAAGCCGTGAAAGCGAAAGCAAAGGCTAAGAAAG CATAA